Proteins from a genomic interval of Polaribacter sp. Q13:
- a CDS encoding RagB/SusD family nutrient uptake outer membrane protein: MLKNKFNFLLYIFIFSFLGCEGYLTELPDNRTNIDSADKISALITGAYTEGNYMLIAELMSDNAAEKYINGGDQLDLEMYQWQDSNLETDRDAPVFFWNNTYEAIAQANQALASIEELSGSINLDAQKGEALLARAYAHFMLVTFWGKTYNPATASSDLGVPYVLSPETALIQEYTRNTVQEVYDLIEKDLLEGIALVKNEYKEPKFHFTKDAANAFATRFYLYKGDWDNVILYASKVISNPQTEIRDDVSYGSLSYSETARVYTSALDRTNLLLSSTSSLWARKFASSRFGLSSNLASALFFGGSGNPFGKAWAYRVFGNDEVYNLPKFDEYFKITNQSAGTGLPYLGIVLFDKDEVLLNRAEAYAMKENYSASLNDLTAFLSLKTAGFNAATDILEESDVVSRYPVIADEFTPFYALNDTQTSFIKGIADFKRREYYHEGLRWFDVKRFQLEVTHSFNNSPIVLTKEDKRKELQIPLTAQNFGVTPNPR, from the coding sequence ATGTTAAAAAATAAATTTAATTTTTTACTTTATATCTTCATTTTCTCTTTTTTAGGGTGTGAAGGTTATTTAACCGAGTTACCGGATAATAGGACTAATATTGATTCTGCAGATAAAATATCAGCATTAATTACAGGAGCTTATACGGAAGGGAATTATATGTTAATAGCAGAGTTAATGTCAGACAATGCTGCTGAAAAATATATAAATGGAGGAGATCAATTAGATCTTGAAATGTATCAATGGCAAGATTCTAATTTAGAAACAGACAGAGATGCTCCAGTATTCTTTTGGAATAATACATATGAAGCAATTGCTCAAGCAAACCAAGCTTTAGCGTCTATAGAAGAACTTTCTGGTTCTATAAATTTAGATGCACAAAAAGGAGAAGCACTTTTAGCAAGAGCGTATGCACATTTTATGTTAGTAACATTTTGGGGAAAAACCTATAATCCGGCTACAGCAAGTTCAGATTTAGGAGTGCCTTATGTGCTAAGTCCAGAAACAGCATTAATACAAGAATATACAAGAAATACAGTACAAGAAGTATACGACCTAATTGAAAAAGATTTATTAGAAGGTATTGCGTTAGTGAAAAATGAATATAAAGAACCTAAGTTTCATTTTACCAAAGATGCAGCCAATGCATTTGCAACTAGGTTTTATTTATATAAGGGAGATTGGGATAATGTAATATTATATGCTTCTAAAGTTATTTCTAATCCACAAACAGAGATTAGAGACGATGTTTCGTATGGTAGTTTATCTTATTCAGAAACAGCTAGAGTATATACTAGTGCTTTAGATAGAACAAATTTACTATTAAGTTCAACTTCATCTTTATGGGCACGTAAGTTTGCGAGTTCTAGATTTGGTTTAAGTTCTAATCTTGCAAGTGCATTATTTTTTGGAGGTAGTGGAAACCCTTTTGGAAAAGCATGGGCTTATAGAGTATTTGGAAATGATGAGGTATATAACTTGCCAAAATTTGATGAATATTTTAAAATAACCAATCAAAGTGCAGGTACAGGTCTACCTTATTTGGGTATTGTTTTATTTGATAAAGATGAGGTGTTGTTAAACAGAGCAGAAGCTTATGCTATGAAAGAAAATTATTCAGCATCTTTAAATGATTTAACGGCTTTTTTATCTTTAAAAACAGCTGGGTTTAATGCGGCAACAGATATACTAGAAGAGTCTGATGTGGTTTCTAGATACCCAGTAATAGCAGATGAATTTACACCGTTCTATGCTTTAAATGATACGCAAACATCATTTATAAAAGGTATTGCAGATTTTAAAAGAAGAGAATATTATCATGAAGGTTTAAGATGGTTTGATGTAAAAAGATTTCAATTAGAAGTTACACATTCATTTAATAACTCTCCTATAGTATTAACAAAAGAAGATAAGCGAAAAGAATTACAAATACCATTAACAGCACAAAATTTTGGTGTAACACCTAATCCTAGATAA
- a CDS encoding substrate import-associated zinc metallohydrolase lipoprotein: MRYIYILIAFVFLTLATSCSKTEDVLTGSNLDTETPSLNTTDVWLRDNYTSPYNIEVFYNWNENRVDFNRYLFPPTVEKVMPAMEAVKTIWLETYREVAGDDFIKLIAPREILLIGGINLNPSGTITLGLAEGGKRITFFNTDLVDLKDRDQLIRFVSTIQHEYTHIINQTVPFDKETFEQITPSGYTAQWFNSSISEARELGFISDYARSNETEDFAEMVTAMLSNDNASYNAIIDAITSEQAKIDIRAKEALVVTYFKSEFDLDIYELQRVAAENVLKVLN; this comes from the coding sequence ATGAGATATATATATATTTTAATAGCATTCGTCTTTCTAACACTGGCTACCTCTTGTTCAAAAACAGAAGATGTTTTAACAGGTAGTAATTTAGATACAGAAACACCCTCTTTAAACACTACAGATGTTTGGTTAAGGGATAATTACACCTCTCCTTACAATATTGAGGTTTTTTATAACTGGAATGAAAATAGAGTAGATTTTAATAGGTATTTATTTCCTCCAACAGTAGAAAAAGTAATGCCTGCAATGGAGGCTGTAAAAACTATTTGGTTGGAAACTTATAGAGAAGTAGCTGGTGATGATTTTATAAAATTAATAGCACCAAGAGAAATTTTATTAATAGGTGGTATCAATTTAAATCCTTCCGGAACTATTACATTAGGTCTTGCAGAAGGGGGTAAAAGAATTACCTTTTTTAATACAGACTTAGTAGATCTAAAAGATAGAGATCAATTAATTAGATTTGTATCAACAATACAACATGAGTATACACACATTATCAATCAAACAGTACCTTTCGATAAAGAAACTTTTGAGCAAATAACCCCTTCAGGATATACGGCTCAATGGTTTAATAGTTCTATTTCAGAAGCAAGAGAATTAGGGTTTATATCGGATTATGCGAGGTCTAATGAAACAGAAGATTTTGCAGAAATGGTTACTGCAATGCTTTCTAATGATAATGCAAGTTATAATGCAATTATTGATGCAATTACAAGTGAACAAGCAAAGATTGATATTAGAGCAAAAGAAGCGCTTGTAGTTACTTATTTTAAATCAGAATTTGATTTAGATATTTATGAGCTTCAAAGAGTTGCAGCGGAAAATGTATTAAAAGTATTAAATTAA
- a CDS encoding carboxypeptidase-like regulatory domain-containing protein, with product MKKIVMATCLLLASFSVVNGQSIVKGIVLDNDSKKPIKDVLVKIKNTSKNQFTDLNGNFIIRNFQNGKVILELKLVGYETQNIPIETSGQTLDLGSIFLFKEVIENQDLSLITLTDDELNDDASSADNISGLLQSSKDIFLRTAAYEFSSSFFKIKGLDSGNGKVLINGVEMNKVYDGRAQWGNWGGLNDVLRNQEFRNGLTPSDVTFGGLLGSTNMNTRASEQRPGIKIAYSSSNRSYQHRMMATYSSGMLKNNWAFTFSGSRRIGNEGFNDATSYNAYSFFTSIEKKLSDKSSINFTGIYTPNRRGKSSPNTQEVFDLKGIKYNDYWGFLNGKKKNSRIKEVSEPILMLNHYWNLSKKTAINASIAYQFGKIGNSRIDYNGGSNPSAAYYQNLASYFLRYDDFEGAYTAENNFKNDGQINWNRIFDANNTNKDSGLENAYVLYEDRNDDKQLTINSILNTEINENISINGKIEYKQLRSHNFASVIDLLGGEGYLDIDPFGANEEEKQNDLLNPNRIVKEGDEFKYNFNLNSTIIAAFTQAQFRYNKTDFYAALNVSSTTHQREGLYKNGSFSESSLGKSEAQKFMNYGFKTGVTYKFTGRHLVDLNVAYISAAPTIRNTFSNSRENNNVVLDLQSEKILSTDISYVFRSPIITSKVTAYYTSVKDATEISFYFADGVGGDNTAFVQEILHGINKKHLGLELGLEAQVTSTINLKGAAAIGQFTYDNNPNLYLTTEADTESLVAGFVNGFKDFGKTNLKNYKLAAGPQKAYSLGFEYRDPDYWLIGATLNFFSNTFIDVSPLNRSQNFYTDDDGLPFLEYDNEISKGLLEQEKFANYSVVNLIGGKSFIIKKYYISVFATVNNLLNKIYKSGGFEQGRNANYRQLLEDKSLDKPVFGNKYWYGRGATYFMNVSVSF from the coding sequence ATGAAAAAAATTGTTATGGCAACTTGCTTGCTATTGGCCTCGTTTTCGGTGGTTAATGGGCAGAGTATAGTGAAGGGAATCGTTTTAGATAACGATTCTAAAAAACCGATTAAAGATGTTTTAGTTAAAATTAAAAACACGTCTAAAAATCAATTTACAGACTTAAATGGTAATTTTATAATCAGGAATTTCCAAAATGGAAAAGTCATTTTAGAATTAAAATTGGTTGGATACGAAACCCAAAATATTCCAATCGAAACCTCTGGTCAAACTTTAGATTTAGGCAGTATCTTTTTATTTAAAGAAGTTATAGAAAATCAAGATTTAAGCTTAATTACACTTACGGATGATGAGTTAAATGATGACGCTAGTTCTGCAGATAATATTTCTGGACTACTACAATCATCAAAGGATATTTTTCTTAGAACTGCCGCTTATGAATTTAGTTCGTCTTTTTTTAAGATAAAAGGATTGGATTCGGGCAACGGAAAAGTGTTAATTAACGGCGTAGAAATGAATAAAGTTTATGACGGTAGAGCACAGTGGGGAAATTGGGGAGGATTAAATGATGTGTTAAGAAATCAGGAATTTAGAAATGGTTTAACACCTTCAGACGTTACTTTTGGAGGTCTTTTGGGTTCTACAAATATGAATACGAGAGCATCCGAACAAAGGCCAGGGATAAAGATAGCTTATTCTTCTTCCAACAGAAGTTATCAACATAGAATGATGGCTACTTATTCTAGCGGAATGTTAAAAAATAACTGGGCATTTACTTTTTCTGGAAGTAGAAGAATAGGTAATGAAGGTTTTAATGACGCAACTTCTTACAATGCATATTCCTTTTTTACCTCCATAGAAAAAAAGTTAAGCGATAAAAGTAGCATTAATTTTACAGGAATTTATACACCAAATAGAAGAGGTAAATCATCACCTAACACACAAGAAGTATTCGATTTAAAAGGAATAAAGTACAATGATTATTGGGGCTTTTTAAATGGCAAAAAGAAAAATTCTAGAATTAAAGAAGTTAGTGAGCCCATTTTAATGTTGAATCATTATTGGAATCTTTCTAAAAAGACAGCTATAAACGCAAGTATTGCCTATCAATTTGGGAAAATTGGTAATAGTAGAATAGATTATAATGGAGGGTCGAATCCGAGTGCCGCTTATTATCAAAATTTAGCGAGTTATTTTTTAAGATATGATGATTTTGAAGGTGCGTATACTGCAGAAAATAATTTTAAAAACGACGGACAAATAAATTGGAATCGGATTTTTGACGCCAATAATACCAATAAAGATTCAGGTTTAGAAAATGCCTATGTTTTGTATGAAGATAGAAATGATGACAAACAATTAACTATAAATAGCATCTTAAATACTGAGATAAATGAAAATATTTCTATCAACGGAAAAATAGAATATAAACAATTGCGTTCTCATAATTTTGCATCTGTTATTGATTTGTTAGGAGGGGAAGGTTATTTAGATATTGATCCTTTTGGGGCAAATGAAGAAGAGAAACAAAACGATCTCTTAAACCCGAATAGAATAGTGAAAGAAGGAGATGAGTTTAAATATAATTTCAATCTAAATTCTACTATAATAGCAGCTTTTACCCAAGCTCAATTTAGGTATAACAAAACAGATTTTTATGCTGCTTTAAATGTTTCTAGTACAACACATCAGCGAGAAGGTTTGTATAAAAATGGAAGTTTTTCTGAAAGTTCTTTAGGAAAATCAGAAGCACAGAAATTTATGAACTATGGTTTTAAAACGGGTGTGACTTATAAGTTTACAGGAAGGCATTTGGTAGATCTAAATGTTGCATATATATCGGCTGCGCCAACAATTAGAAACACCTTTTCTAACTCAAGAGAAAATAACAATGTTGTTTTAGATTTACAAAGCGAAAAAATACTGTCTACAGATATTAGTTATGTTTTTAGAAGCCCAATTATTACATCAAAAGTAACCGCATATTACACTTCTGTAAAAGATGCAACAGAGATTTCTTTTTACTTTGCTGATGGAGTTGGAGGAGATAATACGGCATTTGTGCAAGAAATACTACATGGAATTAACAAAAAGCATTTGGGCTTAGAATTAGGTTTGGAAGCTCAAGTTACATCAACCATAAATTTAAAAGGAGCCGCTGCTATTGGTCAGTTTACGTATGATAATAACCCGAATTTATATTTAACCACAGAAGCAGATACGGAATCTTTGGTTGCTGGTTTTGTAAACGGATTTAAAGATTTTGGGAAAACAAATCTCAAAAATTACAAATTAGCTGCAGGACCACAAAAGGCGTATTCCTTAGGTTTTGAATATAGAGATCCGGATTATTGGTTAATTGGAGCTACACTAAATTTTTTCAGTAATACATTTATTGATGTTTCTCCTTTAAATAGGTCTCAAAATTTTTACACAGATGATGATGGTTTGCCCTTTTTAGAATATGATAATGAGATTTCAAAAGGACTTTTAGAGCAAGAGAAATTCGCTAATTATTCGGTTGTAAACTTAATTGGCGGAAAATCTTTTATCATTAAAAAGTATTACATCAGTGTTTTTGCAACGGTAAATAATTTATTAAATAAAATCTATAAATCTGGCGGATTTGAACAAGGAAGAAATGCCAATTACAGACAATTATTAGAAGATAAATCTTTAGATAAACCTGTTTTTGGCAATAAATATTGGTATGGTAGAGGCGCAACTTATTTTATGAATGTAAGTGTGTCGTTTTAA
- a CDS encoding HU family DNA-binding protein — MTKADIVSKISDKSGIEKTDVLATVEAFMTEVKDALENGDNVYLRGFGSFIIKTRAEKTGRNISKNTTIKIPAHNIPAFKPAKTFTEGVKSKVVVK, encoded by the coding sequence ATGACGAAAGCAGATATCGTATCGAAAATATCAGATAAATCAGGAATCGAAAAGACAGATGTATTAGCAACTGTAGAGGCATTCATGACTGAAGTGAAAGATGCATTAGAAAATGGTGATAACGTTTATTTGAGAGGTTTTGGTAGTTTTATAATCAAAACAAGAGCAGAAAAAACTGGTAGAAATATTTCTAAGAATACTACAATTAAGATTCCAGCGCACAATATTCCAGCCTTTAAACCGGCAAAAACTTTTACAGAAGGAGTAAAAAGTAAAGTAGTAGTTAAGTAA
- a CDS encoding DUF4302 domain-containing protein yields the protein MKQIINKISLIAVAFFILNACTTNNDPDEVFNEVPSVRLAKQKEDLKELLQSSEEGWKVTYFTDDSQLGGYTYLMDFTGDNTVEMDSDFGATKGTRTASEWDVTLGSTVKLTFTTRNKIHELSDSNNAPDANLTGQGYLGSFEFLYYGTDGDDIIFRANRGFNEVVFKKATSTDWSDLSKNDAIVGAITGQLAYEVDGDVSFFSFNNARRFMSNLDTQVNDTDFGIGYTPTGIIVSPAIKADNGNEYSNFTLNDAKNKFVSEDGEFSIEILVSPFNISDVWTINVTTADEVSDTFLNTFNQIYTANTNRHGETLVANRIFFGGTPFDPAGVLGASGIIFRSEHIPSGNAYWAQYNLSFAGVFGNPNQLNITKVEGAYNWRFYTQFQPLVDLIADNAPYQIEPTPTIDPTVVKLTSASNPDVWFLIRIF from the coding sequence ATGAAACAAATTATAAATAAAATAAGTCTTATTGCTGTTGCATTTTTTATTCTAAATGCATGTACAACAAATAATGATCCTGATGAAGTTTTTAATGAAGTGCCATCAGTAAGGTTAGCTAAGCAAAAAGAGGATTTAAAAGAGTTACTTCAGTCTTCTGAAGAGGGGTGGAAAGTAACCTATTTTACAGATGATTCTCAATTAGGAGGATATACGTATTTAATGGATTTTACGGGAGACAATACCGTTGAAATGGACTCTGACTTTGGTGCTACTAAAGGAACAAGAACAGCTAGTGAATGGGATGTTACTTTGGGGTCTACTGTAAAACTTACTTTTACAACTAGAAATAAAATACACGAATTATCAGATTCTAATAATGCTCCTGATGCTAATTTAACTGGTCAAGGATATTTAGGAAGCTTTGAATTCTTATATTATGGTACAGATGGAGATGATATTATCTTTAGAGCAAATAGAGGTTTTAATGAGGTTGTATTTAAAAAAGCTACTTCTACTGATTGGAGTGATTTAAGTAAAAATGACGCTATCGTAGGTGCTATTACGGGGCAGTTAGCTTACGAGGTTGATGGAGATGTTAGTTTTTTTAGTTTTAATAATGCTAGAAGGTTTATGTCTAATTTAGATACTCAAGTAAACGATACTGATTTTGGAATTGGTTATACACCAACAGGAATTATAGTAAGTCCTGCAATAAAAGCGGATAACGGTAATGAGTATTCTAATTTTACGTTAAATGATGCTAAAAATAAGTTTGTGTCTGAAGATGGTGAATTTTCTATAGAAATATTAGTTTCTCCTTTTAATATTAGTGATGTTTGGACAATCAATGTAACAACAGCTGATGAAGTTTCGGATACATTTTTAAATACTTTTAATCAAATCTATACAGCAAATACCAATAGACATGGAGAAACACTAGTAGCAAATAGAATCTTTTTTGGAGGTACTCCTTTTGACCCTGCAGGTGTTTTGGGTGCTTCAGGAATAATTTTTAGATCAGAACATATACCATCAGGAAATGCTTATTGGGCTCAATACAATTTATCATTTGCAGGTGTTTTTGGTAATCCTAATCAGTTAAATATAACAAAAGTTGAAGGAGCTTATAATTGGCGTTTTTATACGCAATTTCAACCGTTGGTAGATTTAATTGCAGATAATGCACCTTATCAAATAGAACCAACACCCACTATTGACCCAACAGTAGTGAAATTAACAAGTGCATCTAACCCAGATGTCTGGTTTTTAATTAGAATTTTTTAA
- a CDS encoding DUF5689 domain-containing protein — MKKNRIITIVLALIASISFVTCVDDGDFKVPESLGNEENEAVNKIIDSISSGALQLKTIKQLKELYIIGDDPLEIVSDIVVKGYVISSDKSGNFYKEFYMQDEPENPTAGIKVALNLSNSYNKFNIGREIYIRLKGLYVGETNSGDGNITIGGKISATDLTEIENVTTNQIPNHIYRTETTEEIVPKVIDFAGINETDIGTFVALENVFFDAKLAGKSYVDPIEDFDTQRKIQTCLGLGYDELLVETSSFSRFSNETLPENAGTIKAIVSKDYGGDLIVLVLNDTNDVTMIDERCTPLPAEEYSTILLSENFDNESGDIDVFNWINYREVGTKSWRSYTDTYSQSKAARMGSSSSGDESTVTWLITSGIDLDITSQEFLSFETSNSFGNGSELQALISTNFDGNENNINAANWSILPAKIVSNGENYKSWIHSTYIELSNYSGTAFIAFKYIGNGNVNFDGTYELDNIVINAKP, encoded by the coding sequence ATGAAAAAGAATAGAATAATCACAATAGTTTTGGCGCTTATAGCAAGTATCTCTTTTGTAACTTGTGTAGACGATGGAGATTTTAAAGTACCAGAAAGTTTAGGAAATGAAGAAAATGAAGCTGTTAATAAAATTATAGACAGTATTTCTTCTGGCGCTCTTCAATTAAAAACCATAAAACAGCTAAAGGAATTGTATATTATTGGAGATGATCCTTTAGAAATTGTCTCTGATATCGTGGTAAAAGGATATGTTATTTCTTCGGATAAATCTGGGAATTTCTATAAGGAGTTTTATATGCAAGACGAACCAGAAAACCCAACAGCAGGCATAAAAGTTGCTTTAAATTTAAGTAATAGTTACAATAAATTTAATATTGGTAGAGAAATTTATATTCGTTTAAAAGGTTTATATGTTGGTGAAACCAATTCTGGAGATGGAAATATTACCATTGGCGGAAAAATAAGTGCGACAGATCTTACAGAGATTGAAAACGTAACTACAAATCAAATTCCGAATCATATTTATAGAACAGAAACTACAGAAGAAATTGTGCCAAAAGTAATTGATTTTGCAGGTATAAACGAAACAGATATAGGAACCTTTGTAGCTTTAGAAAACGTGTTTTTCGATGCTAAACTAGCTGGTAAATCCTATGTAGATCCCATAGAAGATTTTGATACGCAACGTAAAATTCAAACTTGTTTAGGGTTGGGGTATGATGAATTATTAGTAGAAACGAGTTCGTTTTCTCGTTTTTCAAACGAAACTTTACCAGAAAATGCAGGTACAATAAAAGCCATTGTTTCTAAAGATTATGGAGGTGATTTAATTGTACTGGTTTTAAATGATACCAATGATGTTACTATGATTGATGAAAGGTGCACACCGTTACCTGCGGAAGAATATTCGACAATTTTATTATCAGAAAATTTTGATAATGAATCTGGAGATATTGATGTTTTTAATTGGATAAACTATAGAGAAGTAGGGACGAAGTCATGGAGATCTTATACGGATACTTATTCGCAAAGTAAAGCGGCAAGAATGGGGTCTAGTAGTTCTGGAGATGAAAGTACGGTTACTTGGTTAATTACCTCGGGGATTGACTTAGATATAACATCACAAGAATTTTTGTCTTTTGAAACTTCTAATAGTTTTGGAAATGGTAGCGAATTACAAGCTTTAATTTCTACCAATTTTGATGGAAATGAAAATAATATCAATGCTGCAAATTGGAGTATTTTACCCGCAAAAATAGTTTCTAATGGAGAGAATTATAAGAGTTGGATTCATTCTACTTATATCGAATTGTCAAATTATTCAGGAACTGCTTTTATCGCTTTTAAATATATAGGTAATGGGAATGTGAATTTTGATGGAACTTATGAGTTAGATAATATTGTTATTAATGCTAAACCATAA
- a CDS encoding endonuclease/exonuclease/phosphatase family protein: MNKKLFFIFIFSLTITACNSQKNGKKYNIRTIAFYNLENLFDTINDVNKNDEASPMMELKTNRSKVYWDKIEKLSSTIAQIGADKTKTSPAIIGVSEVENLSVLEDLIHSKHLVKNDYGIIHYDSPDKRGIDVALLYQKKYFNPIHHEAFNPKIFKDNYPVYTRDQLLVSGYLDDELIHVIVNHWPSRRGGEAASRPNREKAAYQNTKIIEQVRKQDAKAKILIMGDFNDDPNNSSFKNVLKTKSTKKDVHEGDLYNPYEDMFRRGFNTLKYRDKINLFDMIFFTSPLLDKGEKDFSTYKMYKAMIFNKRFLTTKKGKYKGYPFRSFSNGGYTGGYSDHYPVYLYLIREAK, from the coding sequence ATGAATAAGAAATTATTTTTTATTTTTATTTTTTCGTTAACAATTACAGCATGTAATTCTCAAAAAAATGGAAAAAAATATAACATTAGAACCATTGCTTTTTACAACTTAGAAAACTTGTTTGATACTATTAACGATGTAAATAAGAATGATGAAGCGAGTCCAATGATGGAATTAAAAACGAATAGATCTAAGGTTTATTGGGATAAAATTGAAAAACTAAGTAGTACAATTGCTCAAATAGGAGCGGATAAAACGAAGACAAGTCCTGCTATTATTGGTGTTTCTGAAGTAGAAAACCTAAGTGTTTTAGAAGATTTAATACATTCTAAACATTTGGTTAAAAATGATTATGGCATTATACATTATGATTCTCCGGACAAAAGAGGGATAGACGTTGCGTTATTGTATCAGAAAAAATATTTTAATCCCATTCATCATGAAGCATTTAATCCAAAAATATTTAAAGATAACTATCCTGTTTACACTAGAGATCAATTATTAGTTTCTGGTTATTTAGATGATGAATTAATACACGTTATTGTAAACCATTGGCCCTCTAGAAGGGGTGGTGAAGCTGCGAGCAGGCCTAATAGAGAAAAAGCAGCCTACCAGAACACTAAAATAATAGAGCAGGTTAGAAAGCAAGACGCCAAGGCTAAAATATTAATTATGGGAGATTTTAATGATGACCCTAATAATTCTAGTTTTAAAAACGTTTTAAAAACAAAGAGTACAAAGAAAGATGTACACGAAGGAGATTTATACAATCCTTATGAAGATATGTTTCGTAGAGGATTTAATACGTTAAAATACAGAGATAAAATAAATTTATTTGATATGATTTTCTTTACCTCTCCTCTTTTAGACAAGGGAGAAAAAGATTTTTCTACGTATAAAATGTACAAAGCAATGATTTTTAACAAGCGCTTTTTAACCACTAAAAAAGGTAAATATAAAGGATATCCTTTTAGAAGTTTTTCTAACGGTGGTTACACGGGTGGTTATTCTGACCATTATCCTGTTTATCTGTATTTGATTAGAGAAGCTAAATAG
- a CDS encoding ribonuclease E/G, with amino-acid sequence MKTELIIRSNSSDIDFALLRDGKLIELNNETSDNKFSVGDIFLAKIGKVLTGLNAAFVNVGYPKDGFLHYHDLGAQVNSLNSFIKKVSTGKYKEFTLKNFQKEEDINKDGSINQVLKTGQNLLVQIVKEPISTKGPRLSSELSIAGRFLVLVPFSNRVSVSQKIADPKEKERLKRLAKSIKPKGFGVILRTVAEGKKVAELDKDLQNSLERWVRMCKSIPNTNTPTKILSELNRASSILRDVMNDSFTSIVTNDETLKEEIKEYLQEIYPEKEKIVKLHKSDTPIFEKYGIERQIKTSFGKTVSMSKGAYLVIEHTEALHVIDVNSGNRSNKAGSQEDTALEVNLISATEIARQLQLRDMGGIIVVDFIDMHKAENRNKLFQHLKDQMALDRTKHKILPPSKFGLVQITRQRVRPELSIKTTEANPNKNGEVEAPIVLLDKIEADLEKFMSNSKEGKVQLNVHPFIAAYLTKGVNSIRFKWYLKHKKWITIIPRDAYTYLNYKFKSI; translated from the coding sequence ATGAAAACAGAATTAATAATTCGTTCAAATTCATCTGATATTGATTTTGCCTTATTAAGAGATGGAAAACTTATTGAATTAAATAATGAAACTAGTGATAACAAATTCTCGGTTGGCGATATTTTTTTAGCCAAAATAGGAAAAGTTTTAACTGGTTTAAATGCAGCCTTTGTAAATGTAGGATACCCAAAAGATGGGTTTTTACATTATCATGATTTAGGTGCGCAAGTAAACTCATTAAATTCGTTCATTAAGAAAGTAAGCACAGGTAAGTATAAAGAATTCACTTTAAAGAACTTCCAAAAGGAAGAAGACATTAACAAAGACGGTAGTATTAACCAAGTACTAAAAACAGGGCAAAACCTATTAGTACAAATAGTAAAAGAACCAATTTCTACAAAAGGCCCAAGATTAAGTTCAGAGTTGTCTATAGCAGGTAGATTTTTGGTTTTAGTTCCTTTTTCTAACCGAGTTTCTGTTTCTCAAAAAATAGCAGACCCAAAAGAAAAAGAACGTTTAAAAAGATTAGCAAAAAGCATTAAACCAAAAGGGTTTGGTGTTATTTTAAGAACTGTTGCCGAAGGCAAAAAAGTAGCAGAACTAGATAAAGATTTGCAAAACTCATTAGAACGTTGGGTAAGAATGTGTAAAAGTATACCAAATACAAACACACCAACAAAGATTTTAAGCGAGTTAAACAGAGCATCCTCTATTTTAAGAGATGTAATGAATGATTCCTTTACTAGTATTGTAACAAATGATGAAACTTTGAAAGAAGAAATAAAAGAGTATTTACAAGAAATATATCCTGAAAAGGAAAAAATTGTAAAATTACACAAATCTGATACTCCTATTTTTGAAAAATACGGAATAGAAAGACAAATAAAAACATCTTTTGGAAAAACAGTTTCTATGAGTAAAGGTGCCTATTTAGTTATAGAGCACACAGAAGCATTACACGTTATTGATGTTAATAGCGGAAACCGTTCTAATAAAGCTGGTTCTCAAGAAGATACTGCATTAGAAGTAAATCTAATTTCAGCTACAGAAATAGCTCGCCAATTACAATTACGTGATATGGGAGGAATTATAGTTGTAGATTTTATAGATATGCACAAAGCAGAAAACAGAAATAAACTGTTTCAGCACTTGAAAGATCAAATGGCTTTAGATAGAACAAAGCACAAAATATTACCTCCAAGTAAATTTGGATTGGTACAAATTACAAGACAAAGGGTAAGACCAGAGTTAAGTATAAAAACTACCGAAGCCAACCCAAATAAAAATGGAGAAGTAGAAGCACCTATTGTTTTGTTAGACAAAATAGAAGCAGATTTAGAGAAATTTATGTCAAACTCTAAAGAAGGAAAAGTACAATTAAATGTACACCCCTTTATTGCAGCTTATCTAACAAAAGGCGTAAATTCTATACGTTTTAAATGGTATTTAAAACACAAAAAGTGGATTACAATTATACCTCGTGACGCTTACACATACTTAAATTATAAATTTAAATCTATATAG